From Spirosoma aerolatum, one genomic window encodes:
- the galK gene encoding galactokinase: MHLLNQLTTSFQQHFQADPLLICSPGRVNLIGEHTDYNEGFVLPAAIDKAIYLAVGPRTDHELHFVAHDLNKTYQGLLSHLEPTHTWADYLLGVVAQMRLAGYEFTGFNCIFSGTIPMGAGLSSSAALENGVGFALNELFGLGLDRIDLVKLSQRAENEFVGAKVGIMDMFASMMGKADHVIKLDCRSLNYTYAPLQMEGIRIVLCDSQVKHSLVTSEYNTRRAECEAGVRFLQTFYPDIKSLRDVSMTMLDQHLRDTEPLIYRRCAYVVQENARLLAGVEALEANDIAAFGQLMYGSHEGLSKNYEVSCPELDILVDIARTHPGVFGARMMGGGFGGCTINLVREEALDSFTELITKQYKAQTAKDTYLHVCKIQNGTGIIKNQ; encoded by the coding sequence ATGCATCTACTGAACCAGCTTACTACCTCGTTTCAGCAACATTTCCAGGCCGACCCGCTGTTAATCTGCTCTCCCGGCCGTGTCAACCTCATTGGTGAACATACCGATTACAACGAAGGGTTTGTGCTTCCGGCCGCTATCGACAAAGCCATATACCTAGCTGTTGGCCCTCGTACTGATCACGAATTACACTTTGTAGCCCACGATCTGAATAAAACATATCAGGGGTTACTGTCTCATCTGGAACCAACACATACATGGGCAGATTACCTCCTTGGCGTGGTTGCCCAGATGCGCCTGGCAGGTTACGAATTCACCGGCTTTAACTGTATTTTCAGTGGTACGATTCCAATGGGCGCAGGCCTTTCATCGTCGGCAGCGCTGGAAAATGGAGTAGGCTTCGCCCTGAACGAACTGTTTGGGTTAGGTCTTGATCGGATCGATTTAGTTAAATTGTCTCAACGGGCTGAAAATGAGTTTGTGGGTGCCAAAGTGGGGATCATGGATATGTTTGCCAGCATGATGGGCAAGGCTGACCATGTTATCAAACTCGATTGCCGCTCCCTCAACTATACCTACGCTCCTCTACAGATGGAGGGCATCCGTATTGTTCTGTGCGATTCTCAGGTCAAACATTCGCTGGTTACTTCTGAATACAACACCCGCCGGGCCGAATGTGAAGCGGGCGTTCGTTTCCTTCAGACCTTCTACCCTGACATCAAAAGCCTGCGCGATGTGTCGATGACTATGCTCGATCAGCATCTACGGGATACCGAGCCGTTGATTTATCGGCGTTGTGCCTACGTTGTTCAGGAAAATGCCCGCTTACTGGCTGGCGTTGAAGCCCTGGAAGCAAACGATATAGCCGCTTTTGGTCAGTTGATGTATGGCTCGCATGAGGGTCTGAGCAAGAACTACGAAGTTAGCTGCCCTGAACTAGATATTCTGGTCGACATTGCTCGAACTCATCCGGGTGTATTTGGGGCTCGAATGATGGGAGGAGGCTTTGGTGGGTGCACCATCAATCTGGTACGCGAAGAGGCCCTTGACTCATTTACCGAATTGATTACCAAACAATACAAAGCCCAAACCGCTAAAGATACGTACCTTCACGTCTGTAAAATCCAGAACGGAACAGGTATCATCAAAAACCAATAG
- a CDS encoding hydroxymethylglutaryl-CoA lyase, which translates to MKLIECPRDAMQGLDHFVPTDLKIQYLNTLLQVGFDTLDFGSFVSPKVIPQMRDTAEVLAGLDLTVTRTKLLAIVANRRGAEQAVAYPQIQYIGFPLSVSETFQQRNTNRTIAQAFIEVADMQQLCVESGKQLVVYLSMGFGNPYGDPYSSAIVSDFTEKLLQLRIGIIAPSDTIGSSTPEAIETLFQLLIQTFPSVEFGAHLHARPGEARVKVRAAVRAGVNRIDGALRGFGGCPMAADALTGNLPTEEIIQTLLDEEIALAINQSALQKALMVSSAVF; encoded by the coding sequence ATGAAACTAATCGAGTGTCCTCGCGATGCGATGCAGGGGCTGGACCATTTTGTTCCGACTGACCTCAAAATTCAGTACCTCAATACACTCTTACAGGTTGGGTTCGATACATTGGATTTTGGGAGTTTCGTATCGCCTAAGGTGATCCCTCAGATGCGGGATACTGCCGAGGTATTGGCGGGTCTTGACCTAACCGTTACGCGAACCAAACTACTGGCCATTGTGGCCAATCGACGAGGTGCCGAACAGGCGGTCGCTTATCCGCAAATTCAATACATTGGCTTCCCCTTATCCGTTTCGGAGACTTTTCAGCAGCGCAATACCAACAGGACAATTGCTCAGGCGTTTATTGAAGTGGCCGATATGCAGCAGCTTTGTGTAGAGTCGGGTAAGCAATTGGTGGTTTACTTATCGATGGGATTCGGTAATCCCTATGGCGATCCATATAGTTCAGCTATCGTCAGTGACTTTACGGAAAAACTTCTGCAACTGAGAATAGGTATTATTGCTCCATCCGATACCATTGGCTCTTCGACACCCGAAGCGATCGAAACACTTTTTCAACTGTTGATTCAAACATTTCCATCAGTTGAATTTGGGGCTCACCTGCATGCACGTCCGGGTGAGGCTCGGGTAAAAGTACGAGCGGCCGTTCGGGCTGGGGTTAACCGTATCGACGGTGCGTTACGCGGCTTTGGCGGATGCCCAATGGCCGCCGATGCGTTAACCGGGAATCTACCAACTGAAGAAATCATCCAAACCCTGTTGGATGAAGAGATTGCCTTAGCCATCAATCAGTCAGCTCTGCAAAAAGCCCTTATGGTATCGTCGGCCGTGTTTTGA
- the fsa gene encoding fructose-6-phosphate aldolase: MKFFIDTANLADIREAQQMGILDGVTTNPSLMAKEGITGKDNVMRHYKEICDIVQNDVSAEVISVTYDEMIKEGEELAEIDENIVVKVPMSADSIKAIKYFSEKGIRTNCTLVFSAGQALLAAKAGATYVSPFVGRLDDVSTDGIELIQQIVNIYTNYGYTTEVLAASVRHPMHVIQCAEIGADVMTAPLSVMKMLLNHPLTDIGLAKFLADHAKAEKK, encoded by the coding sequence ATGAAATTTTTCATTGACACGGCCAATCTGGCCGACATTCGCGAAGCCCAGCAAATGGGGATTCTTGACGGGGTGACAACTAATCCTTCACTGATGGCTAAAGAAGGCATTACAGGAAAAGACAACGTAATGCGCCATTACAAAGAAATCTGCGACATCGTTCAGAACGACGTTAGTGCAGAGGTTATCTCGGTCACCTACGACGAAATGATCAAAGAAGGCGAAGAGTTGGCTGAGATCGATGAGAACATCGTAGTAAAAGTGCCGATGAGCGCCGATAGCATCAAAGCCATTAAATATTTCTCGGAAAAAGGCATCCGTACCAACTGTACGCTGGTGTTCTCGGCAGGTCAGGCACTGCTGGCAGCCAAAGCTGGTGCTACGTATGTATCACCGTTCGTAGGCCGGTTAGATGATGTTTCGACCGATGGCATCGAGCTGATTCAGCAAATCGTAAATATCTATACCAACTACGGCTATACAACCGAAGTACTGGCTGCGTCGGTACGTCACCCAATGCACGTTATCCAATGCGCTGAAATCGGCGCAGACGTAATGACGGCTCCGTTGAGTGTTATGAAAATGTTGCTCAACCACCCATTAACTGACATTGGCCTGGCTAAATTCCTGGCCGATCACGCAAAAGCTGAGAAAAAGTAA
- a CDS encoding Dps family protein: protein MQPNIGLEEDVLKQDNTLLNDFLSDLHVLYIKTRKYHWNVAGPNFMEYHKFFESQYKAIEAEIDEVAERIRQLGGKPLATMAEFLHNTSLKEDTGTPKSTADMFKNLLSDHEQIIRELRDDVDKCADELNDAGTADFLTKSMEDHEAMAWMLRKYLS from the coding sequence ATGCAACCCAATATTGGTCTCGAAGAAGATGTACTGAAACAGGACAATACCCTGCTCAACGACTTTCTGTCGGATTTGCACGTCCTGTATATCAAAACCCGAAAATATCACTGGAACGTGGCTGGACCGAATTTCATGGAGTACCATAAATTCTTTGAAAGTCAGTATAAAGCCATCGAAGCCGAAATCGATGAAGTTGCTGAGCGTATTCGCCAATTAGGTGGTAAGCCGCTGGCCACTATGGCTGAATTCCTCCATAATACCAGTCTGAAAGAGGACACAGGTACGCCGAAAAGTACGGCCGACATGTTCAAAAACCTGCTCTCCGACCACGAGCAGATCATTCGTGAACTTCGCGACGACGTTGATAAATGCGCCGATGAACTCAATGATGCCGGTACTGCCGATTTCCTGACGAAGTCCATGGAAGATCACGAAGCAATGGCCTGGATGCTACGAAAATATCTTTCGTAG
- a CDS encoding sugar phosphate isomerase/epimerase family protein: MPFGRRPFLRSLVAGTGASLLTSNQAAQAYLPTKTASVSCNSYAWLTFYNRQGKTWMADPDASLQEFVQAGLTAYEPAVNTADDVVKLIPLLAKHKLTMPSLYVNSTLHRTDEAQKSIESVLNIAEAARQAGTTIFVTNPSPIQWGSEKDKTDADLTEQAKNLDRLGAELRKRGITLAYHTHAPEHRQAAREFHHMLLATDPKNVSLCLDAHWVYRGSGNSQVALFDVVKLYGKRIIEIHIRQSREGIWQETFGDGDINYRRLTSDLKALNVRPLLVLEQCLEKGSPNTMGPVEAHKQDLIYAKEVFSGLIG; encoded by the coding sequence ATGCCCTTTGGTCGTCGTCCCTTCCTTCGTTCATTAGTAGCTGGTACGGGAGCTTCTCTACTTACTTCGAATCAGGCTGCTCAGGCTTATTTGCCTACCAAAACCGCATCTGTTTCCTGTAATTCATACGCCTGGCTGACTTTCTATAACCGCCAGGGTAAAACCTGGATGGCCGACCCGGATGCTTCTCTTCAGGAGTTTGTTCAGGCAGGGCTAACGGCTTATGAACCTGCGGTCAACACCGCCGATGATGTAGTCAAACTGATTCCATTACTGGCGAAGCACAAACTGACAATGCCATCATTGTATGTGAACAGTACACTCCACCGGACCGATGAAGCGCAGAAATCGATTGAGTCTGTTTTAAACATTGCCGAAGCAGCCCGGCAGGCTGGTACTACCATTTTTGTAACCAACCCTAGTCCGATCCAATGGGGTAGTGAAAAAGATAAAACCGATGCGGATTTGACGGAGCAGGCCAAAAACCTTGACCGATTAGGTGCTGAATTACGCAAGCGAGGTATCACCCTGGCCTATCATACCCATGCCCCTGAACACCGCCAGGCCGCCCGTGAGTTTCATCACATGCTGCTGGCCACAGACCCCAAAAACGTGTCGCTCTGTCTGGATGCCCACTGGGTGTATCGCGGTTCCGGGAATTCGCAGGTAGCTCTGTTCGACGTAGTTAAATTGTACGGTAAGCGCATCATAGAGATTCACATCCGGCAATCGCGGGAGGGCATCTGGCAGGAAACATTTGGCGACGGCGACATCAATTACCGTCGCCTGACTAGCGACCTGAAAGCGCTGAATGTTCGCCCTCTGTTGGTGCTGGAGCAATGTCTTGAGAAAGGTTCGCCCAACACCATGGGCCCTGTCGAAGCGCACAAGCAGGATTTAATCTACGCCAAAGAGGTATTTTCGGGATTGATCGGATAA
- a CDS encoding Nramp family divalent metal transporter, translating into MPKSLSLRSGLGSILFWSVISAAFIGPGTVTTCAMAGSRFGLDLLWALTFSTIGTILLQEAAARITIASGLSLGELITQLYGAKIRWLMSLLFGAVALGCAAYQAGNILGAVSGLALLTGSSTQFMTVLVGLVCILLLGRGSIRLIANVLGLIVFAMGAAFVYVALNSDSPAETVAKALVIPSLPSESLVLVIGLIGTTIVPYNLFLGSGLGQHQSLAEMRLGISLAVLIGGIISMSILIAGTLVTGDFSFQIVAQELSKRLGNWAGILFAFGLFAAGFTSCLTAPLAAAVTAKSLLGWSESSLAYRCVWLIVMVIGITFGLLGVKPVPIIILAQVANGLLLPIVTTFLLLAVNNKTILSVNYRNTWWQNIAMVIVVVVTAFLGIRNLWLAFQ; encoded by the coding sequence GTGCCCAAATCGCTTTCCCTTCGCTCTGGTCTTGGTAGTATTTTATTCTGGTCGGTTATTTCGGCCGCATTTATTGGCCCCGGTACCGTCACTACCTGTGCAATGGCAGGTTCCCGATTCGGTTTAGACCTGCTTTGGGCACTTACATTTTCCACGATTGGCACCATTCTTTTACAGGAAGCTGCCGCCCGAATTACGATCGCATCTGGCTTGAGCCTGGGTGAGTTGATTACTCAGCTTTATGGTGCTAAGATCCGCTGGCTTATGTCATTGCTGTTTGGTGCTGTAGCACTGGGTTGTGCGGCTTACCAGGCAGGAAATATATTAGGTGCCGTTTCGGGCTTAGCCCTCCTGACGGGCAGTTCTACCCAATTCATGACCGTACTGGTGGGGTTGGTTTGTATTCTTTTACTAGGGCGTGGCTCTATCCGACTTATCGCTAACGTGCTCGGTTTGATTGTTTTTGCCATGGGGGCAGCCTTTGTCTATGTAGCTTTAAATTCTGATTCCCCTGCAGAAACGGTTGCCAAAGCCTTAGTGATCCCCAGCTTACCCTCCGAATCTTTGGTTCTGGTTATTGGTCTGATCGGTACAACTATAGTGCCTTACAATTTATTTCTTGGGTCTGGGCTGGGGCAGCATCAATCACTCGCAGAAATGCGATTGGGTATTAGTTTAGCTGTACTGATTGGAGGAATAATTTCAATGTCCATTTTGATTGCCGGGACGTTGGTAACCGGTGATTTTTCGTTTCAGATAGTTGCTCAGGAGCTTAGCAAACGATTAGGAAATTGGGCTGGCATCTTATTTGCTTTCGGGCTTTTTGCGGCAGGCTTCACCTCATGTCTTACGGCTCCCTTAGCGGCTGCAGTTACCGCAAAAAGCCTTCTTGGCTGGTCAGAATCGTCGTTAGCGTATAGGTGTGTTTGGCTCATCGTAATGGTAATTGGGATAACGTTTGGCTTATTAGGGGTTAAACCAGTCCCTATCATTATTCTGGCACAGGTTGCTAATGGTCTGTTGCTGCCCATTGTAACCACGTTTTTATTGCTGGCCGTTAATAATAAAACTATACTTTCGGTAAACTACCGGAATACCTGGTGGCAAAACATAGCAATGGTCATCGTTGTTGTTGTAACGGCTTTCCTGGGTATCCGTAACCTTTGGCTGGCCTTTCAATAG
- a CDS encoding transmembrane 220 family protein, translating to MRKTLAIIFGLLFILFAAFQYNDPDPEVWIPIYGVAAAACFMAYANLGRWWFFVVLAVLFFASAVYQWPPKFEGFLFSEVGMRSLNIEMAREAGGLAICGMVMLMFAFLTRQTVRR from the coding sequence ATGCGTAAAACACTGGCGATCATTTTCGGACTGTTGTTTATTCTATTTGCAGCATTCCAATACAACGATCCCGACCCTGAAGTTTGGATTCCTATTTATGGCGTGGCAGCTGCAGCCTGTTTTATGGCCTACGCCAATCTGGGGCGTTGGTGGTTTTTTGTTGTACTGGCCGTCCTGTTTTTTGCGTCAGCAGTGTATCAGTGGCCTCCGAAATTTGAAGGGTTTCTGTTCAGTGAAGTAGGTATGCGTAGTCTGAATATCGAAATGGCCCGCGAAGCCGGGGGGCTAGCGATCTGCGGAATGGTGATGCTCATGTTCGCCTTTTTGACGCGCCAAACTGTACGTCGATGA
- a CDS encoding tetratricopeptide repeat protein, with amino-acid sequence MYKERKTGPPGGERVKVRKSERWGRPEVKKRAGTRQLFAHSLIHSFALLIACFACNSSDNYLEQGRGYLKEGKFREAVQALNQAINADAGNVEAFNSRGVAYFELKEYANATLDYDQAIKLQPNFYRPYYNRGLLKVAQNDLTGALKDYSDAIRLAPDTSKQISAELFLNRGQLFATQGQIQPAMTDFSQAIALDSQNALAFYNRGNLRFQQKDLAGAIADFQQAVKADPKFGKAFYGLGIAQVLQNDRESACLSLKQAQTLGYVDAANAVAEYCN; translated from the coding sequence ATGTATAAAGAGCGAAAGACGGGGCCGCCCGGCGGTGAAAGAGTGAAAGTGCGAAAGAGCGAAAGATGGGGCCGCCCGGAGGTGAAAAAGCGAGCAGGAACGCGTCAGCTATTCGCTCATTCACTCATTCACTCTTTCGCTCTTTTAATTGCATGCTTTGCCTGCAACTCATCAGACAACTACCTGGAACAGGGGAGGGGGTATTTAAAAGAAGGAAAATTTCGGGAGGCTGTTCAGGCCTTAAATCAGGCGATCAATGCCGATGCCGGAAATGTGGAAGCGTTTAATTCGAGAGGAGTGGCTTATTTTGAACTAAAGGAATATGCCAATGCTACCCTCGATTATGACCAGGCTATTAAACTTCAGCCAAACTTCTATCGGCCCTATTATAACCGTGGATTGCTTAAGGTGGCTCAAAATGATCTGACAGGTGCGTTGAAAGATTATTCGGACGCGATTCGGCTGGCACCCGATACGAGCAAACAAATTAGCGCCGAACTCTTTCTGAATCGGGGGCAGTTGTTTGCAACGCAGGGGCAGATTCAACCAGCTATGACGGATTTCTCACAGGCAATCGCGTTAGATTCGCAAAATGCGCTGGCCTTTTATAACCGGGGAAACCTGCGATTCCAGCAGAAAGATCTGGCGGGGGCCATTGCCGATTTTCAGCAGGCCGTTAAGGCAGACCCTAAATTTGGGAAAGCGTTTTATGGGCTGGGTATTGCCCAGGTTTTGCAAAACGACCGTGAGTCGGCCTGCCTGAGTCTGAAACAGGCACAGACGCTGGGTTATGTCGACGCTGCCAACGCCGTGGCGGAATATTGTAACTAA
- a CDS encoding cell division ATP-binding protein FtsE translates to MFSSEPVLTLDHADIYQGKKLILGDVSFRIDKGDFVYLIGRTGSGKTSLLKTLYADLWLQNGTGTVAGFSLDSLKPRDIPMLRRKIGIVFQDFQLFFDRSVEDNLKFVLKATGWNNKTDMNNRIADVLMQVGLGTAQKKMPHQLSGGEQQRVVIARAMLNEPLILIADEPTGNLDPSVSDQIMKVFQAINNAGTAVLMATHNYDLLNKYPARVLRCQEGQVIELAG, encoded by the coding sequence ATGTTTTCCTCTGAACCCGTTCTTACCCTCGACCACGCCGATATTTATCAGGGCAAGAAGTTAATCCTGGGCGATGTATCGTTCCGAATAGATAAGGGCGATTTTGTTTATTTGATTGGCCGTACGGGAAGTGGAAAAACATCCTTACTAAAAACTTTATACGCCGATCTGTGGCTGCAGAATGGTACAGGCACAGTGGCCGGCTTTTCGCTCGACTCGCTAAAGCCCCGCGACATTCCGATGCTGCGCCGGAAAATTGGCATTGTCTTTCAGGACTTTCAGCTGTTTTTCGACCGTTCAGTAGAAGACAATCTTAAGTTTGTTCTGAAAGCAACGGGCTGGAACAATAAGACTGACATGAACAACCGCATTGCCGACGTGCTGATGCAGGTAGGCCTGGGAACTGCTCAGAAAAAAATGCCGCACCAACTCTCGGGTGGCGAACAACAACGGGTTGTTATCGCCCGCGCTATGCTCAATGAACCGCTGATCCTTATTGCCGATGAGCCAACCGGGAACCTCGACCCATCGGTGTCGGACCAGATCATGAAAGTATTTCAGGCTATCAACAATGCCGGTACGGCTGTACTGATGGCTACGCATAACTATGACCTGTTGAACAAATACCCAGCTCGCGTACTGCGTTGTCAGGAAGGGCAGGTTATTGAGTTGGCAGGTTAA